A segment of the Streptomyces sp. P9-A2 genome:
AGGAGGCCTTCGAACGCACCCCGTACGCCCACCGCACGCCCTACCGCGTGGAGACCCCCTTCCAGCTGGAGATCGCCGGCCGGGTCGTCCGTGGACGCATCGACGCCGTCTACCGGCAGGACGGCAGCGATGCGGGCGGGACCGGGGCCAGGGACAGCGACGGCGACAGTGCCGGAACCAGGGGCGGTACTGTCGCCGGCGCCGGGACGACGTACGAGATCGTCGACTGGAAGACCGGCCGAGGCCGCACCGCCGACCCGCTCCAGCTCGCCGTCTACCGGCTCGCCTGGGCCGAGCAGCAGGGCGTCCCCCCGGAGTCGGTCAGCGCCGCCTTCCTGTACGTACGCACCGGCGAGGTCGTACGCCCCGAGGCGTTGCCGGACCGCGCGGCCATCGAACGGCTGCTGCTGGAAGAACCGTCCGGTGAGATACCGCACTCCGAGGACACCCCCGCGGGCCGATAGGCTCGAGACCATGAGCCAGCCCGTTGACAGTGCCGTCAGCGCCGTCCGCACGTACATCGAACAGCACCGCGCCACCTTCCTCGACGACCTCGCCGAGTGGCTGCGCATCCCCTCGGTCTCGGCCCAGCCCGATCACGCACCCGACGTGCGCCGCAGCGCCGACTGGCTCGCCGCCGCACTCACCGCGACCGGCTTCCCGACCGCCGAGGTCTGGCCGACCCGGGGCGCCCCCGCCGTTTACGCCGAATGGCCCTCCTCCGACCCCGGGGCGCCCACCGTCCTGGTCTACGGCCACCACGACGTGCAGCCCGCCGCCCGGGAGGACGGCTGGCACAGCGAGCCCTTCGAACCCCTCGTCCGGGACAACCGGATGTACGCGCGCGGGGCGGCCGACGACAAGGGCCAGGTGTTCTTCCACACCCTCGGCGTCCGCGCCCACCTGGCCACGACCGGCCGCAGCGCCCCCGCAGTGCACCTGAAACTGCTGATCGAGGGCGAGGAGGAATCCGGCTCACCCCACTTCCGGACCCTCGTCGAGCGGCACGCGGACCGGCTCGCCGCCGACGTGGTGATCGTCTCCGACACCGGGATGTGGTCCGAGGACACCCCCACCGTGTGCACCGGCATGCGCGGCCTCGCCGAGTGCGAGATCCGCCTGCACGGCCCCGACCAGGACATCCACTCCGGTTCCTTCGGCGGCGCGGTGCCCAACCCGGCCACCGCCGTCGCCCGGCTGGTCGCCGCGCTGCACGACGAGCACGCGCGCGTGGCGGTCCCCGGCTTCTACGACGGCGTCGTCGAGCTCACCGACCGCGAACGCGAACTCTTCGCCGAGCTGCCCTTCGACGAGCGGGAGTGGCTGCGCGCCGCCTCCTCCCACGCGACCGGAGGCGAGGCCGGATACAGCACCCTGGAGCGCGTCTGGGCCCGCCCCACCGCGGAGGTCAACGGCATCGGCGGCGGCTACCAGGGCCCCGGCAGCAAGACGGTCATCCCGTCCTCCGCCATGGTCAAACTGTCCTTCCGGCTGGTCGCCGGACAGGACCCCGACCACATCGAGAAGGCCGTCCGCGACTGGGTGGCCGGACAGATCCCCGACGGCATCCGGTGCGAGATCGCCTTCAGTCCCGCCACCCGCCCGTGCCTGACCCCGCTGGACCACCCGGCCCTCAAGTCCGTGGCCCGCGCCATGGGCCGGGCTTTCGGCACACCCGTCCGCTTCACGCGCGAGGGCGGTTCCGGACCGGCCGCCGACCTCCAGGACGTGCTCGGCGCCCCCGTGCTCTTCCTTGGCATCTCCGT
Coding sequences within it:
- a CDS encoding dipeptidase, coding for MSQPVDSAVSAVRTYIEQHRATFLDDLAEWLRIPSVSAQPDHAPDVRRSADWLAAALTATGFPTAEVWPTRGAPAVYAEWPSSDPGAPTVLVYGHHDVQPAAREDGWHSEPFEPLVRDNRMYARGAADDKGQVFFHTLGVRAHLATTGRSAPAVHLKLLIEGEEESGSPHFRTLVERHADRLAADVVIVSDTGMWSEDTPTVCTGMRGLAECEIRLHGPDQDIHSGSFGGAVPNPATAVARLVAALHDEHARVAVPGFYDGVVELTDRERELFAELPFDEREWLRAASSHATGGEAGYSTLERVWARPTAEVNGIGGGYQGPGSKTVIPSSAMVKLSFRLVAGQDPDHIEKAVRDWVAGQIPDGIRCEIAFSPATRPCLTPLDHPALKSVARAMGRAFGTPVRFTREGGSGPAADLQDVLGAPVLFLGISVPSDGWHAPDEKVELDLLLKGAEAAAHLWDDLAEHWRHVP